The following proteins are co-located in the Arctopsyche grandis isolate Sample6627 chromosome 3, ASM5162203v2, whole genome shotgun sequence genome:
- the Rassf gene encoding ras association family member: MVVVCVVKAVSELSKAVAGAATRLVLLRRSVEMWRCHKCDKPVFFAERKQSLGYDWHPECLRCEECGKRLNPGQHAEHKGVPYCHVPCYGALFGPQLFGHGTRVESHKSFGRKGTTVKSATPGSALPRSHLEAKLKIFNQYFDGRSGEIRSREVNGRLVLEGALRIHWGVKGVIHLKENDDQRTVVTVRKRNSCRYSIDRGNAGDLSPQDISNVSSDTGISVDQTEKGDNVEISSQCSADSGHQSADSVPITLTPPPSPAVAPGVNSSTLPPKLNFHQKNWDELDDLLQVERVFDESDKMFQTMPICLPSQSSIESTDSISLSNSESTPETSNSNSQSSMDSPQETKSETLPNDDSPLASYSTLKSSPSKKSLISDSSYLEDIGDYDDQTLKPSSDVDLKKLINRNNFMPLDKEAMSRSLNDDTLKANSPIDPKKINDSLKLYGDMVRSINVCDVSNNPDNFSINCEKKLEEICTDSYFNEDHHPRGTLRRVRNYEENINKRNQNQPPKNNSSAYNRAISMDNSWIGALLNTSGNENYELSRSISGPEHFNRTAPEDSASDNETINYAHPVDDYIVIPNEGKVVVRRVPHSRTGSTAIKRRTGKRRQRAAALKRRCSINGHFYNRETSFFTPPFGSLMSVWVTSLVSTQEVINLMLDKYKVDSNAQRFALFIVRDNGEQRRLRDDEYPLLVRVTLGPHEEITRLFLMDADKTGEVSSEVAQFLNLSLHECEAILQMYHKEEEREAARIQQRYADLRYHIKQRMESLKVRL, translated from the exons ATGGTCGTAGTGTGTGTTGTTAAGGCTGTTAGTGAGCTGTCAAAAGCGGTTGCGGGTGCGGCTACTAGGCTGGTGCTCCTTCGAAGATCAGTGGAGATGTGGCGCTGCCACAAATGCGATAAACCGGTCTTTTTCG ctGAAAGAAAGCAATCGTTAGGTTATGACTGGCATCCAGAGTGTTTACGATGTGAAGAATGCGGAAAACGGTTGAATCCTGGACAACACGCTgaa CATAAAGGTGTACCATATTGTCATGTTCCGTGTTATGGTGCGTTGTTTGGACCACAGCTGTTCGGCCATGGAACAAGAGTGGAATCACATAAGAGTTTTGGACGAAAGGGTACTACCGTGAAAAGTGCAACTCCTGGCTCTGCTCTGCCGCGTTCACATTTGGAAGCAAAACTCAAG atttttaaccAATACTTCGATGGCCGAAGTGGAGAGATTAGATCTCGCGAAGTTAACGGAAGACTGGTATTGGAAGGTGCCTTAAGAATTCATTGGGGTGTGAAAGGTGTTATTCATTTAAAAGAAAACGATGATCAGAGAACTGTAGTTACCGTTCGTAAGAGGAACTCATGTAGATATTCAATTGACCGGGGCAATGCTGGTGAT ttatctcCTCAAGATATCTCCAACGTCAGTTCGGATACAGGAATTTCCGTAGATCAAACAGAAAAGGGTGATAATGTAGAGATTTCGTCGCAGTGTAGTGCAGACAGTGGTCATCAGTCTGCCGATAGTGTTCCTATTACGTTAACTCCTCCCCCATCTCCTGCTGTTGCTCCAGGAGTAAACTCTTCAACTTTGCCACCAAAGctaaattttcatcaaaaaaattggGATGAATTAGATGATCTGTTACAAGTTGAAAGAGTTTTTGACGAATCAGATAAAATGTTTCAAACCATGCCTATATGCCTCCCTTCTCAATCTAGTATAGAATCCACAGACTCTATATCTCTAAGTAATTCAGAAAGCACACCGGAAACTTCTAATAGTAATAGTCAGTCAAGTATGGATTCACCGCAAGAAACGAAGTCTGAAACACTTCCCAATGATGACTCCCCATTAGCTTCCTACTCTACTCTAAAGTCAAGTCCTAGTAAAAAATCTCTTATTAGTGATAGTAGTTACTTAGAGGATATCGGTGACTATGATGATCAAACACTAAAACCGTCTTCTGATGTCGATTTGAAAAAACTGATAAATAGAAATAATTTCATGCCGCTTGATAAAGAAGCTATGAGCCGTTCATTAAACGATGACACGCTTAAAGCAAATTCGCCTATAGATCCCAAAAAAATTAACGATTCTTTAAAATTATACGGTGATATGGTTCGAAGCATAAATGTATGTGATGTTTCCAACAATCCAGACAATTTTAGTATAAACTGTGAAAAGAAGCTGGAAGAAATTTGTACTGACAGCTATTTCAATGAAGATCATCATCCTAGAGGTACTTTAAGAAGAGTTAGAAATTATgaagaaaatattaataaaagaaaCCAAAATCAGCCGCCTAAAAATAATTCAAGTGCCTATAATAGAGCTATATCTATGGACAATAGTTGGATTGGTGCACTTTTGAATACGTCTGGTAATGAAAACTATGAATTGAGTAGATCTATTTCAGGTCCTGAACATTTTAACAGAACTGCTCCCGAA gATAGTGCCTCTGATAATGAAACTATCAACTATGCTCATCCTGTTGATGATTATATTGTGATACCTAATGAAGGAAAAGTAGTAGTTAGACGAGTACCTCATTCACGCACTGGATCCACTGCTATTAAACGGAGAACTGGTAAACGTAG GCAAAGGGCTGCTGCATTAAAAAGACGTTGCTCTATCAATGGGCATTTCTACAATCGCGAAACATCCTTTTTCACTCCACCTTTTGGCAGTCTTATGTCTGTGTGGGTTACATCTCTCGTCTCTACTCAAGAGGTGATAAATCTGATGTTGGACAAGTATAAAGTGGACTCCAATGCTCAAAGATTTGCACTGTTTATAGTTAGAGATAATGGAg AACAACGCCGTCTTCGAGATGATGAATATCCACTATTAGTTAGAGTTACTTTAGGTCCACATGAAGAAATCACACGATTGTTTCTAATGGATGCTGATAAAACTGGCGAA GTTTCCTCGGAAGTagctcaatttttaaatttgtcttTGCATGAATGTGAAGCTATACTGCAAATGTACCACAAGGAAGAAGAGCGCGAGGCTGCGAGAATTCAACAAAg GTATGCAGATCTTCGCTATCACATAAAACAAAGAATGGAGAGTTTAAAAGTTCGTTTGTAA